One window of uncultured Trichococcus sp. genomic DNA carries:
- a CDS encoding L-ribulose-5-phosphate 4-epimerase, producing MLEQLKEEVFQANLELPERGLIKYTWGNVSAVDREKGLFVIKPSGVGYDDMKASDMVVCDFEGNVIEGDLNPSSDMPTHAVLYKEFPEIGAVVHTHSTWATIWAQAGLDVPAMGTTHADTFYGTVPCARFLTQAEIDRGYEEETGNAIVETFRERGIKPMEVPGVLLHGHGPFTWAKDAKGAVLNAVVLDEVCKTNLFARQLNTFAEELPQRILDKHYLRKHGENAYYGQKK from the coding sequence TTGCTGGAACAATTAAAAGAAGAAGTTTTTCAAGCCAACCTGGAATTGCCGGAACGGGGACTGATCAAATACACGTGGGGAAACGTCAGTGCGGTTGACCGCGAAAAAGGCTTGTTCGTCATCAAGCCCAGCGGTGTCGGCTATGACGACATGAAAGCGAGCGATATGGTCGTCTGCGACTTTGAAGGCAACGTCATCGAAGGGGATCTGAACCCGTCATCCGACATGCCGACGCATGCCGTCCTGTACAAAGAATTCCCGGAAATCGGCGCGGTTGTGCATACGCATTCGACTTGGGCCACGATTTGGGCGCAAGCCGGATTGGATGTGCCGGCCATGGGTACGACACACGCCGATACCTTTTACGGCACGGTTCCCTGCGCACGTTTCCTGACGCAGGCGGAAATCGACCGGGGTTACGAGGAAGAAACGGGAAACGCCATTGTGGAAACTTTCCGCGAACGCGGCATCAAACCGATGGAAGTTCCCGGCGTATTGCTTCATGGGCACGGGCCTTTCACTTGGGCCAAGGACGCGAAGGGTGCAGTACTGAATGCGGTCGTATTGGATGAAGTCTGCAAAACCAATCTGTTCGCCCGCCAATTGAATACCTTCGCGGAGGAACTGCCGCAACGCATACTGGATAAACATTATTTGCGAAAACACGGAGAGAACGCCTATTACGGGCAAAAAAAATAG
- a CDS encoding FGGY-family carbohydrate kinase, whose amino-acid sequence MTEKLQAIVTDIESRQTSIGIEFGSTRIKAVLIDSRFAPIASGSYEWENQLVDGIWTYSLDQIWKGLQTSYAELTREVKEKYDVTLTAVGSIGFSAMMHGYMAFNQENELLVPFRTWRNATTADAEKELTALFKYNIPQRWSIAHLYQAVLNKEEHTNEVAFFTTLAGYIHWQLTGKKVLGIGDASGMFPIDVEKKNYDERMINQLDALVAEKGATWKLADLLPEVLLAGDAAGKLTEAGAKLLDPTGTLEAGIPLCAPEGDAGTGMVATNSVAERTGNVSAGTSAFAMIVLERDLNEVHPEIDLVTTPAGSVVAMVHTNNCSSDINAWVKLFREFSEAAGFAIDTDKLFATLFNKALEGDADCGGLLSYGYYSGENITHLAEGRPLFVRTPESNFNLANFMRVHLFTAFGAMKIGMNILKQENVAIDKIVGHGGIFKTPEVGQKVLAAVMDAPVTVMETAGEGGAWGIALLAAYADRKETSETLDAFLDKKVFGADEGSTIAPNARDVEGFGTFIERYQKGLAIEQAAVEHLSLR is encoded by the coding sequence TTGACTGAGAAGTTACAAGCGATAGTCACTGATATCGAATCGCGGCAGACGAGCATCGGAATCGAATTCGGCTCCACCCGCATCAAGGCGGTGCTGATCGACTCCCGCTTCGCTCCGATCGCATCCGGCAGCTACGAATGGGAAAACCAATTGGTGGACGGCATCTGGACGTATTCATTGGACCAGATTTGGAAGGGCCTTCAAACAAGCTACGCAGAACTGACGCGTGAGGTTAAAGAGAAATACGACGTGACCTTGACCGCAGTCGGATCGATCGGTTTCAGCGCGATGATGCACGGCTACATGGCGTTCAATCAGGAAAATGAGTTATTGGTGCCGTTCCGGACTTGGCGCAACGCCACTACGGCTGATGCCGAAAAGGAATTGACTGCACTGTTCAAATACAATATCCCGCAACGCTGGAGCATTGCCCACCTGTACCAAGCGGTTTTGAATAAGGAAGAACACACAAATGAAGTCGCTTTCTTTACGACTTTGGCAGGCTACATCCATTGGCAACTGACAGGCAAGAAAGTTTTGGGAATCGGTGATGCATCCGGGATGTTCCCGATCGATGTCGAAAAGAAAAATTACGACGAACGGATGATCAACCAGCTCGATGCACTGGTTGCAGAAAAAGGCGCGACTTGGAAATTGGCGGATCTGCTGCCGGAAGTATTGTTGGCAGGGGACGCGGCCGGGAAGCTGACGGAAGCGGGAGCCAAACTGCTCGATCCGACTGGCACACTCGAAGCGGGCATCCCGTTGTGTGCGCCGGAAGGGGACGCCGGAACCGGTATGGTCGCCACGAACAGCGTGGCGGAACGCACCGGAAATGTATCCGCCGGTACTTCGGCATTTGCGATGATCGTCTTGGAGCGGGACTTGAACGAAGTGCATCCGGAAATCGATCTCGTGACGACGCCGGCAGGAAGCGTGGTCGCGATGGTGCATACCAATAACTGCTCATCCGACATCAACGCCTGGGTCAAGCTTTTCCGGGAATTCAGCGAGGCAGCCGGTTTCGCAATCGATACGGACAAATTGTTCGCCACTTTATTCAACAAAGCGCTTGAAGGCGATGCCGATTGCGGCGGATTGCTCTCGTACGGCTATTACTCGGGCGAGAACATCACCCATTTGGCGGAAGGGCGGCCGTTGTTTGTCCGCACACCGGAAAGCAACTTCAACTTGGCCAACTTCATGCGCGTGCACCTCTTCACCGCTTTCGGCGCGATGAAGATCGGCATGAACATCCTGAAGCAGGAAAACGTAGCGATCGACAAAATCGTCGGTCACGGCGGCATCTTCAAAACCCCTGAAGTCGGACAGAAAGTGCTGGCTGCCGTCATGGACGCACCGGTCACCGTCATGGAGACGGCCGGAGAAGGCGGCGCATGGGGAATCGCATTGCTGGCTGCCTACGCTGACCGCAAAGAAACGTCAGAGACTTTGGATGCATTTTTGGACAAGAAAGTATTCGGTGCCGATGAAGGCAGCACAATCGCTCCCAATGCGCGCGATGTAGAAGGTTTCGGAACTTTCATCGAACGTTACCAAAAAGGGTTGGCGATCGAACAAGCTGCAGTCGAGCATTTAAGTTTGAGATAG